The Enteractinococcus fodinae genome has a segment encoding these proteins:
- a CDS encoding type 2 periplasmic-binding domain-containing protein, with the protein MNISGNASREKQRLRAVVTTCAALALLTACAGDAGNADASDGGEGFPYGAEQSEVDAVLEGLEPVQLTVQAGAPAENSISGRRMMDFKEEIETRSNGQIEIDIAWGMAVAGYPEAVDAVVDGRVDISYHLVSYEPQRFPEASAIGTALGLVEYSPKVGEMVTNAVANEIGWNDEALLDRYEAEGVTTITPLLGNGAYSLNCNSEINTAEDLAGSQVRAGSAGQSDAIAHFDAVPSSLEFTEAFEALQRNTIDCDLSPMSAKEISGIYEAAPHLAYSTQANWPRFSGTYIAGPSFEQLPLAYQQIIFDSAAIITSGSAQSYVDSNAQHIQDLASVDGTITEFDDAFQEELQQVLIGQVEEQIAEGYLPEDTVANIEELTEKWSQRVADLGFEDGGDMESMDEWYSADEDWSSYAWDMWENSGALDHRPGN; encoded by the coding sequence ATGAACATATCCGGAAACGCGTCAAGAGAAAAGCAGCGCCTCAGGGCAGTCGTGACCACCTGCGCGGCACTGGCTTTGCTAACTGCTTGCGCCGGCGACGCTGGCAACGCAGACGCTAGCGATGGAGGCGAAGGGTTTCCCTACGGCGCCGAACAGTCAGAAGTCGATGCGGTACTCGAAGGCCTTGAACCGGTCCAACTTACCGTACAAGCAGGGGCACCAGCGGAGAACTCCATTTCTGGTCGGCGCATGATGGACTTCAAAGAAGAAATCGAGACTCGATCAAACGGACAGATCGAGATCGACATCGCCTGGGGCATGGCGGTGGCCGGATACCCAGAGGCGGTCGATGCGGTAGTCGACGGGCGCGTAGATATTTCCTATCACCTGGTTTCTTATGAGCCGCAGCGGTTCCCGGAGGCAAGCGCTATTGGCACCGCGCTCGGCCTCGTCGAGTACTCCCCGAAGGTCGGAGAGATGGTGACCAATGCGGTCGCAAACGAGATCGGTTGGAATGACGAGGCGCTTTTAGATCGCTACGAGGCGGAAGGCGTCACGACGATTACCCCTCTGCTCGGCAACGGAGCATACTCGCTCAACTGCAACTCAGAGATCAATACCGCAGAGGACCTTGCCGGCTCGCAAGTTCGTGCCGGCAGTGCTGGACAGAGCGATGCGATCGCCCACTTCGACGCCGTTCCTTCGAGCCTTGAGTTTACCGAGGCATTCGAAGCACTGCAGCGTAATACGATCGACTGTGATTTATCGCCGATGAGCGCCAAGGAGATCAGCGGCATCTATGAGGCCGCCCCACACCTTGCATATTCGACTCAGGCAAACTGGCCGCGCTTCTCCGGCACCTACATCGCCGGACCAAGTTTTGAGCAGCTGCCCCTGGCGTATCAGCAGATCATTTTCGACAGCGCGGCAATCATCACAAGTGGCTCAGCCCAAAGCTACGTTGACTCTAACGCTCAGCACATTCAAGACCTCGCCAGCGTCGACGGGACGATCACTGAATTTGATGATGCGTTCCAAGAGGAACTCCAACAGGTGCTCATCGGTCAGGTTGAAGAACAAATTGCGGAGGGCTACCTGCCGGAAGATACGGTCGCAAACATTGAAGAGCTGACCGAAAAATGGTCGCAGCGTGTTGCCGACCTCGGATTCGAAGATGGCGGCGACATGGAGTCGATGGACGAATGGTACTCCGCCGATGAAGACTGGTCGAGCTATGCCTGGGACATGTGGGAGAACTCTGGAGCCCTTGACCACCGCCCCGGGAACTGA
- the thpD gene encoding ectoine hydroxylase: protein MTTTQDSTTHDLYPTRSVPETRVFDRQGPVVYGSAEDGPMDAELLKHFDDKGYLVIDQIITKDELAELQAELKRLAENADVKADDRTVVEPKSNEVRSIFEVHKTNEIIKKIANDPRLVRRAEQILGSQVYIHQSRINYKPGFAGKEFSWHSDFESWHAEDGLPEPRALSISILLTDNYSFNGPLMIMPGSHKKYISVPGATPENNYKQSLVMQGAGTPSEETLTEFADTYGIDVLTGKAGDAIIFDSNCMHASNSNVTPFSRSNVFLVYNSVENAAVEPYAAPGRRPEFIASTDFTPAGS, encoded by the coding sequence TTGACAACGACTCAAGATTCAACCACCCACGATCTCTATCCCACTCGTTCCGTTCCAGAGACGCGAGTATTCGACCGTCAAGGACCCGTGGTGTACGGCAGCGCCGAAGACGGCCCCATGGATGCCGAGCTGCTGAAACACTTTGACGACAAGGGTTATCTGGTCATCGATCAGATCATCACCAAAGATGAACTGGCCGAACTCCAGGCTGAACTGAAACGCCTCGCCGAAAACGCCGACGTAAAGGCGGACGACCGCACCGTTGTGGAACCCAAGTCCAACGAAGTGCGCTCGATCTTCGAGGTGCACAAGACCAACGAGATTATCAAAAAGATCGCGAATGATCCGCGTCTGGTTCGCCGCGCCGAACAGATCCTAGGCTCCCAGGTCTACATCCACCAGAGCCGGATCAATTACAAGCCCGGCTTTGCCGGCAAAGAGTTCTCCTGGCACTCGGATTTCGAAAGCTGGCACGCCGAAGACGGTCTACCCGAACCTCGCGCCCTGAGCATTTCGATCCTGCTGACCGACAACTACTCGTTCAACGGTCCGCTGATGATCATGCCGGGCTCGCACAAGAAGTACATTTCCGTACCGGGTGCCACACCAGAGAATAACTACAAACAGTCACTGGTCATGCAGGGTGCAGGCACCCCGAGCGAAGAAACCCTGACCGAATTTGCTGACACCTACGGCATTGACGTGCTCACAGGCAAGGCAGGCGATGCCATTATCTTCGACTCCAACTGCATGCACGCCTCGAACAGCAATGTCACCCCGTTTTCTCGCTCGAATGTGTTTTTGGTGTACAACTCGGTGGAAAACGCTGCCGTTGAGCCATATGCGGCTCCAGGGCGTCGTCCCGAGTTTATCGCGAGCACGGATTTCACTCCGGCTGGCTCCTAG
- the rlmN gene encoding 23S rRNA (adenine(2503)-C(2))-methyltransferase RlmN, with product MAQKYIPREPGTRPMKPQKDRSGRLKLNPPRKQFLDPEVEQLADERARLAQNGVRPAMERPRPQVQPRTEGWTQQTDTEGRPLLQFKQPRVTQPAQHLADMSMSEREEKVKELGLPAFRARQLSTHYFSHYTTDPADMTDLPADKRQDLVENFFPQLLTEVRRIETEDRQTIKFLWKLFDGVLVESVLMRYQNRITLCVSSQAGCGMNCPFCATGQAGLTRNLSTAEIVDQIIAANRVIADGQLGVPEGGRDIERVTNVVFMGMGEPLANYRRVMNAVHRMVDDAPAGLGMSARNITVSTVGLVPAINKLAAEGIPVTFALSLHAPDNELRDQMIPVNSRWDADEALDAAFNYYIQTGRRVSIEYALIKDMNDHGWRADLLAKKINARGRGWAHVNPIPLNPTPGSVWTASEPDVTQEFIDRLNDAGVPTTLRDTRGKEIDGACGQLAAEDD from the coding sequence ATGGCACAGAAGTATATACCTCGCGAACCTGGCACCCGGCCGATGAAGCCTCAGAAAGACCGCTCCGGTCGTCTGAAGCTCAACCCGCCGCGCAAACAATTTTTGGATCCCGAGGTAGAGCAGCTCGCCGATGAGCGCGCGCGCCTTGCCCAGAACGGTGTCCGTCCAGCGATGGAACGCCCCCGTCCACAGGTGCAACCTCGCACCGAAGGCTGGACCCAGCAGACCGATACTGAAGGTCGTCCGCTGCTGCAGTTTAAACAGCCGCGAGTCACTCAGCCCGCTCAGCATCTTGCGGATATGTCCATGTCTGAGCGTGAAGAAAAGGTCAAGGAACTGGGCCTACCGGCGTTCCGGGCTCGTCAGCTGTCGACCCACTACTTCAGCCACTACACGACTGATCCAGCCGATATGACAGATCTACCGGCTGATAAGCGTCAAGACCTTGTCGAGAACTTCTTCCCGCAGCTGCTGACCGAAGTGCGCAGGATCGAGACAGAAGACCGCCAGACCATCAAATTCCTGTGGAAACTCTTCGACGGTGTGCTGGTCGAATCCGTACTGATGCGCTATCAAAACCGCATCACCCTATGTGTTTCTTCGCAGGCCGGTTGCGGCATGAACTGCCCGTTCTGTGCCACCGGGCAGGCCGGACTGACCCGAAATCTTTCCACCGCCGAAATCGTCGACCAAATTATCGCAGCCAACCGGGTGATTGCCGACGGACAACTTGGCGTGCCAGAAGGTGGCCGCGACATCGAACGCGTCACCAACGTCGTCTTTATGGGCATGGGCGAACCGCTGGCTAACTATCGCCGGGTGATGAACGCAGTCCACCGGATGGTCGATGATGCACCTGCCGGTTTGGGGATGTCAGCCCGCAATATCACCGTATCCACCGTTGGGCTGGTTCCTGCGATTAACAAGCTTGCCGCCGAGGGCATCCCAGTCACCTTTGCGCTGTCCTTGCACGCGCCCGATAATGAACTGCGCGATCAGATGATCCCCGTGAACTCCCGCTGGGACGCTGACGAAGCGCTCGATGCGGCCTTCAACTACTACATTCAAACTGGGCGTCGTGTTTCTATCGAATACGCTCTGATCAAAGACATGAATGATCACGGTTGGCGTGCCGATCTGTTGGCCAAAAAAATCAATGCCCGCGGCCGCGGGTGGGCCCACGTCAATCCGATCCCGCTGAACCCCACCCCGGGTTCGGTATGGACCGCATCGGAACCAGACGTCACGCAAGAATTCATTGACCGCCTCAACGATGCCGGCGTACCAACCACCCTTCGTGATACTCGAGGAAAAGAAATCGATGGCGCCTGCGGACAGCTCGCGGCCGAAGATGACTGA
- a CDS encoding acyl-CoA dehydrogenase family protein, producing the protein MAKSFPGNQEPEYQLTDALDTDYYAVFSDIPEADRKIWQRTRDFAQAHVETMRQGWNDHHYPLEVARAMGQVGLINDGVDHPDLEQFSPLAAGLVNMELSRVDGSLGTILAVQGGLALRTITMFGSEEQQAKYVKAIANVDLPAAFGLTEPDHGSDSTGLETTATRQTDGSYVIRGSKRWIGNGSSGGITITFARVADQGADDDGKVRGFIVPQDAEGYSGTPIRHKGVLRAIDQAHIYYDDVKVGTDALIPGVKSFRNVSEVLYATRIGVAWSALGHATAVFESALSYSTQRRQFGKYLAEHQMIQERLTRMLSDLVSMQLYMVRIAELEAAGTLKPTQAALAKYNNTRVARRIAADARDMLGGNGILLENGVIQHMADIEGIHTYEGTESVQALLVGRDITGHGAFA; encoded by the coding sequence ATGGCCAAGTCCTTCCCTGGAAACCAAGAACCGGAATACCAACTCACCGACGCGCTCGACACGGACTATTACGCAGTGTTTTCCGATATCCCTGAGGCGGATCGCAAGATTTGGCAGCGCACCCGAGACTTCGCCCAGGCCCACGTCGAAACCATGCGCCAGGGCTGGAACGACCACCACTACCCGCTAGAAGTCGCTCGGGCCATGGGCCAGGTAGGCCTGATCAATGACGGCGTAGACCACCCAGATCTCGAACAATTCTCTCCACTGGCAGCCGGTCTAGTGAACATGGAACTTTCGCGTGTGGATGGCTCGCTCGGGACCATCCTTGCCGTCCAGGGTGGCCTAGCATTGCGCACCATCACGATGTTTGGCTCCGAGGAACAACAGGCCAAATACGTCAAAGCCATCGCCAACGTGGACCTGCCAGCCGCGTTTGGTCTGACGGAGCCGGATCACGGTTCCGACTCCACCGGACTGGAAACCACCGCAACCCGCCAGACCGATGGCTCTTATGTCATCCGCGGTTCTAAACGGTGGATCGGCAACGGTTCCTCCGGTGGCATCACGATCACCTTTGCACGCGTGGCTGATCAAGGCGCCGACGACGATGGCAAAGTCCGTGGGTTTATCGTGCCGCAAGACGCCGAAGGGTATAGCGGGACACCCATCCGCCACAAAGGGGTGCTACGGGCCATCGATCAAGCTCACATTTACTACGACGACGTGAAAGTCGGTACGGATGCATTGATCCCCGGTGTGAAATCGTTCCGCAACGTTTCCGAGGTACTGTATGCAACCCGCATCGGTGTCGCCTGGTCCGCTCTGGGGCATGCAACGGCCGTCTTTGAATCCGCACTTTCATATTCGACCCAGCGTCGACAGTTCGGAAAATACCTGGCCGAACATCAGATGATCCAAGAGCGCCTGACCCGGATGCTGTCTGATCTGGTGTCGATGCAGTTATACATGGTTCGCATCGCTGAACTGGAAGCTGCCGGAACGCTCAAACCGACCCAGGCTGCTCTAGCAAAGTACAACAACACTCGGGTCGCTCGCCGAATTGCCGCTGATGCGCGCGATATGCTCGGCGGCAACGGGATCCTGTTAGAAAACGGAGTGATCCAGCATATGGCCGATATCGAAGGTATTCACACCTATGAGGGAACCGAATCGGTCCAGGCGCTGCTGGTCGGACGCGATATCACCGGTCACGGCGCCTTCGCCTAA
- a CDS encoding stress protein, translating into MADNNNPGQFGNRNDTEEQARKGGEQSPGQFGASEGADPSRAGQKGGEESPGRFDGSEGADPSKAGQKGGEQSPGQFGASEGADPAEAGRKGGRNS; encoded by the coding sequence ATGGCTGATAACAACAACCCAGGACAGTTCGGAAACCGTAACGATACCGAGGAACAAGCACGCAAAGGCGGCGAACAGAGCCCAGGCCAGTTCGGTGCAAGTGAAGGCGCTGATCCGTCGCGCGCCGGCCAAAAAGGCGGCGAAGAAAGCCCCGGTCGTTTCGACGGCTCGGAAGGCGCCGACCCATCGAAGGCTGGTCAAAAAGGTGGCGAACAGAGCCCAGGCCAGTTCGGTGCTAGCGAAGGCGCAGATCCAGCAGAGGCTGGACGTAAAGGCGGCCGCAACTCCTAA
- a CDS encoding ChaB family protein codes for MPKTSKSGDAKKSELPDTLKRSNEKAQRTFAKAYDSAMDQYNDEERAHRTAYDALKQTHEKVGDRWEPKPGDSGPSEPKSEEKKQGGQDRDTSGGVDTNASKEHLYEQAKKLDISGRSKMTKDELIDALQKESNRRTSKNS; via the coding sequence ATGCCGAAAACTTCGAAATCTGGCGACGCAAAGAAATCTGAACTTCCTGACACATTGAAGCGCTCGAATGAGAAGGCACAGCGGACATTTGCCAAAGCCTATGACTCCGCGATGGACCAATATAACGACGAAGAGCGTGCACACCGCACGGCTTATGACGCGCTCAAACAAACCCATGAGAAGGTAGGGGACCGCTGGGAACCCAAGCCGGGGGACTCCGGGCCTTCTGAACCTAAGTCCGAAGAGAAAAAGCAGGGCGGACAAGACCGTGACACATCAGGCGGTGTCGATACGAACGCCTCGAAAGAACACCTGTATGAACAGGCTAAAAAGCTCGACATCTCTGGCCGTTCAAAAATGACCAAAGACGAACTGATCGACGCGCTACAAAAAGAAAGCAACCGCCGCACATCGAAAAACTCTTAG
- a CDS encoding SDR family oxidoreductase, producing MTDQLTFQNPVDRFPQISPPKQDQPEPGFDEEITPKADHGEESYRGTGRLEGRKALITGADSGIGAAVAIAFAREGADVALNYLEVEEEDAQHVIETIRETGRKAVALPGDIRDKEFCTQLVEDAARQLEGLDALVNNAGKQIIAEDLTELPDDQWEQTYKTNIQAMFWITKAALKHLPAGSTIVNTTSIQGYNPNPMLIDYASTKAAINNFSKGLGQQLAPKGIRVNAVAPGPIWTPIQPSDGQPKEKLPHFGQNTPLGRAGQPTEVAPAFVFLTSAESSYVIGETLHVNGGIPTP from the coding sequence ATGACAGACCAGTTGACCTTCCAGAACCCAGTAGACCGCTTCCCACAAATTAGCCCACCGAAACAGGATCAGCCCGAACCCGGATTCGATGAAGAGATCACCCCCAAGGCAGACCACGGGGAAGAATCGTATCGCGGCACTGGACGACTTGAGGGCCGAAAAGCACTCATCACCGGCGCTGACTCCGGGATCGGTGCGGCAGTAGCCATCGCCTTTGCCCGTGAAGGCGCCGATGTCGCGCTAAATTATCTTGAAGTCGAAGAAGAAGATGCACAGCACGTCATCGAAACCATCCGCGAGACCGGTCGCAAGGCGGTCGCCCTGCCAGGGGATATTCGCGACAAAGAGTTCTGCACGCAGTTAGTTGAAGATGCCGCCCGCCAGCTCGAGGGTCTGGATGCGTTGGTCAATAACGCCGGTAAGCAGATTATCGCCGAGGACCTGACTGAGTTGCCCGATGATCAGTGGGAACAAACATACAAGACCAACATCCAGGCGATGTTTTGGATCACGAAGGCCGCGCTCAAGCATCTGCCGGCGGGATCAACCATCGTGAATACGACCTCGATCCAAGGGTATAACCCCAACCCGATGCTCATTGACTACGCCTCCACCAAGGCGGCGATTAATAACTTCAGCAAGGGGCTTGGCCAACAGCTGGCACCCAAAGGGATCCGCGTCAATGCCGTAGCTCCCGGTCCGATCTGGACACCAATCCAGCCATCCGATGGGCAGCCAAAGGAAAAACTGCCGCACTTTGGGCAGAATACTCCGCTGGGTCGTGCCGGTCAGCCAACCGAGGTGGCACCCGCGTTCGTATTCCTCACTTCAGCCGAATCGAGCTATGTGATCGGTGAAACGCTCCATGTCAATGGAGGCATCCCGACTCCATAA
- a CDS encoding CPBP family intramembrane glutamic endopeptidase: MHRAHLLPTSPPNRRSIPWRHIAWFIVLTFGLTWLVALPLYLVDEPVTMQLLYLPVSLVMMGIPGFIAWLIVRKNRPKGQRAAALGFTRPRPVPRFIGYLALAFIIPVGIGLLSLPLAAGLGLYEADFANLSGLQDTFADAGVTGIPIEVLLIGQFINVVLASWFINLLPALGEEIGWRGWLTPQLLPLGVLPTIIITGLIWGLWHTPLMLLGHNYPHLPGWLAVVFMVIFCTLIGGVLTWLTIRTNSVWPAALGHSTINATAGLPLLFSADGTYDPAHVGIAGTTGWIITAVLVAVLLLTKSFRTAPPAEVDAGKAWPGDFPTHAPDAPHPGAPDSKKP; this comes from the coding sequence ATGCATCGCGCGCACCTTTTGCCCACGTCACCACCGAACCGGCGCAGTATCCCGTGGCGGCACATCGCATGGTTCATCGTCCTGACCTTCGGGCTGACATGGCTCGTCGCCTTACCGTTGTATCTTGTGGACGAGCCGGTCACCATGCAACTGTTATATCTGCCCGTCTCGTTGGTCATGATGGGGATCCCCGGGTTCATCGCATGGCTCATCGTGCGCAAAAACCGACCCAAGGGACAGCGCGCTGCAGCACTCGGATTTACCCGGCCTCGGCCAGTGCCACGCTTCATCGGATATCTGGCGTTAGCGTTTATCATTCCGGTCGGCATTGGCCTGTTGAGCTTACCGCTGGCCGCGGGGCTTGGCCTCTACGAAGCCGACTTCGCGAACCTGTCCGGACTGCAAGACACCTTTGCTGACGCAGGGGTTACCGGCATTCCAATTGAAGTCTTGCTCATCGGCCAATTCATCAACGTGGTGCTGGCATCCTGGTTCATTAACCTGCTGCCGGCACTCGGCGAAGAGATCGGTTGGCGCGGGTGGCTGACACCTCAGCTCCTACCCCTCGGCGTGCTGCCGACCATCATCATTACCGGGCTGATATGGGGGCTGTGGCACACCCCGTTGATGCTGCTGGGCCACAACTATCCCCACCTGCCCGGCTGGCTCGCGGTGGTGTTCATGGTCATCTTTTGCACCCTCATTGGCGGGGTGCTGACCTGGCTGACGATCCGAACCAACTCGGTCTGGCCCGCCGCCCTGGGTCACTCGACTATCAACGCGACTGCTGGACTACCCCTGCTCTTCTCAGCCGATGGTACCTATGATCCCGCCCATGTGGGGATCGCTGGCACCACCGGGTGGATCATCACCGCGGTCCTGGTGGCGGTCCTTCTCCTGACGAAGTCATTTCGAACTGCACCACCTGCGGAGGTCGATGCGGGCAAGGCATGGCCAGGAGATTTCCCTACACACGCGCCCGATGCGCCACATCCCGGGGCGCCAGACAGCAAAAAGCCCTAG
- a CDS encoding SPW repeat domain-containing protein, which translates to MAKKHANSAVQSKTTFTVQKRDAPGTLRHPLVHDAVVGKRRRWAAWQDWVSVGLGIYFALAPLWTPSAPVGLFMTLGLLVVAVSVWAGSTASSTLAEFMKMVLGAVIIVSAFFNAHTEERTAIMTSWFVGAALIVLSLLASHRNRTGRSATNATQRT; encoded by the coding sequence ATGGCTAAGAAGCATGCTAACTCAGCTGTACAATCGAAAACCACTTTTACGGTGCAAAAGAGGGACGCCCCTGGGACGCTTCGTCACCCGTTAGTCCATGACGCGGTGGTTGGAAAGAGGCGGCGCTGGGCGGCTTGGCAGGATTGGGTCAGTGTGGGACTCGGCATCTACTTTGCCTTAGCGCCACTCTGGACCCCGAGTGCGCCGGTAGGTCTGTTCATGACGTTAGGTCTCCTAGTCGTCGCTGTCTCCGTGTGGGCTGGAAGCACAGCATCGTCGACTTTGGCTGAGTTTATGAAAATGGTGCTCGGTGCCGTGATCATCGTCTCGGCATTCTTCAACGCACACACAGAAGAGCGTACCGCGATCATGACTTCCTGGTTCGTCGGAGCCGCACTGATTGTCCTGTCCTTGCTTGCTTCACATCGAAACCGCACAGGCAGGTCAGCGACCAACGCTACTCAACGCACATAA
- a CDS encoding GAP family protein has protein sequence MSFASIVALIGLAFLDASTLSTLLIPLWLISKPGPFQPRRLVTYLVVTAGTYLVLGIVVLTVASHLIDTYLDTLQGPLADRIFIGLGVLVIIMGIIGIFRSRREAKPGPSVITRLRDKALASNTSTATLAVAAIAVEAATMWPYLVAISLIATNGSGLPLDIFWLAFYNVLMILPAIILTWARTKYPTQTDLLLSKTQETMSAAGSTFTSWLAIVIGAGIIVAQLL, from the coding sequence ATGAGTTTCGCTAGCATTGTTGCACTGATCGGGCTCGCGTTCCTGGATGCGTCGACATTATCAACGCTGCTCATACCCTTGTGGCTAATTTCCAAGCCCGGTCCATTTCAGCCGCGACGACTCGTCACCTACTTGGTCGTGACCGCCGGGACGTATCTCGTCTTGGGGATCGTGGTCCTCACGGTCGCGTCGCATCTTATCGATACCTACCTCGACACTCTCCAGGGGCCCCTTGCGGATCGGATCTTCATTGGGCTCGGGGTGCTGGTCATCATTATGGGCATCATCGGCATTTTTCGTAGTCGGCGAGAAGCCAAGCCGGGGCCCTCAGTCATCACTCGATTACGCGATAAGGCGCTGGCATCCAACACGTCGACGGCTACCCTGGCGGTGGCCGCGATCGCAGTGGAAGCCGCGACGATGTGGCCGTATTTGGTGGCGATTAGTCTCATCGCGACCAACGGTTCCGGGCTACCCCTCGATATTTTTTGGCTGGCCTTCTACAACGTCTTGATGATCCTGCCGGCCATCATCCTGACGTGGGCGCGAACAAAATATCCAACACAAACTGACCTGCTGTTATCCAAAACCCAGGAGACCATGAGCGCTGCGGGTTCGACTTTTACGTCGTGGTTGGCGATTGTAATCGGTGCGGGGATTATCGTGGCGCAGCTACTCTGA
- a CDS encoding ATP-binding protein: protein MSGLSHDIAAMVANHAAGDEDGFYAVALDVAHRELSEGRRNAATEIRKAIEEARGEAVELQTVEEDDLGVDIDSDLAEFIQVARPDADFNELTISGDLVERVRQILEEHRNAALLRDFGFTPAHRVLMEGPAGTGKTATAEVISAELGIPLVTVYLDNLLNVYSAEEDVPSLREVFDRLARRRAVYLFDVFDTIGDDTASGMTRRVFKAFLLFVDVLGKGSVAIAATNRRGVLDRSMFRHFDTVLTFSLPSPEEAMRVIRSQLGDRAPEPVMNEVDIYEQYFEGLSQAELTIAARSAAKAAIMRNEAKVTQDDLIYALTNRGAFLLDDEY from the coding sequence ATGTCAGGACTCAGCCACGATATCGCGGCTATGGTGGCGAACCACGCTGCTGGTGACGAAGACGGTTTCTATGCGGTGGCCCTAGACGTGGCACACCGGGAACTGTCCGAAGGTCGACGAAACGCAGCGACCGAAATCCGCAAGGCTATCGAAGAAGCACGCGGAGAAGCCGTAGAACTGCAGACCGTTGAAGAAGACGACCTCGGGGTCGATATCGACTCGGATCTCGCCGAATTCATTCAGGTCGCCAGACCAGATGCAGACTTCAACGAACTCACCATCTCTGGCGACCTCGTAGAACGCGTCCGCCAGATTCTCGAAGAGCACCGCAACGCAGCACTGCTTCGCGATTTCGGATTCACCCCCGCCCACCGTGTGCTGATGGAAGGCCCGGCAGGTACCGGTAAGACCGCCACCGCCGAGGTGATCTCCGCTGAACTGGGCATTCCGCTGGTCACCGTTTATCTGGATAACCTGCTCAATGTGTATTCGGCCGAAGAAGACGTCCCCTCGTTACGCGAGGTGTTCGACCGGCTCGCGCGGCGCCGTGCCGTGTACCTCTTCGATGTGTTCGACACCATCGGGGACGACACCGCCTCAGGGATGACCCGTCGGGTGTTTAAAGCGTTCCTGCTCTTTGTGGACGTGCTGGGGAAGGGGTCGGTGGCGATTGCGGCCACGAACCGCCGCGGGGTGTTGGATCGGTCGATGTTCCGGCACTTCGATACGGTGCTAACTTTCTCGCTGCCCTCCCCGGAGGAGGCGATGCGCGTCATTCGTTCCCAGCTCGGCGACCGAGCGCCAGAACCCGTGATGAACGAAGTCGACATCTACGAACAGTACTTCGAAGGGCTGTCGCAGGCTGAGCTGACCATTGCAGCACGATCAGCCGCTAAGGCCGCGATCATGCGCAATGAAGCAAAAGTCACCCAAGACGACCTCATCTATGCGCTCACCAACCGCGGTGCGTTTCTGCTCGATGACGAGTACTAA
- a CDS encoding Lrp/AsnC family transcriptional regulator, translating to MTNRDARRELDGLDAEILLALIDQPTATTVALAQRLSVSRNTVQARLQKLNDNVLDSFQRRLSPRSLGYEVSAFMNASIRQGYDKETMAALSEIPEVLEIYATTGDADLRLTVVAESPEDLYRVNRLILEIPGIVRTSTAVVLKEFLSYRIKPLLQRIAD from the coding sequence ATGACAAACAGGGATGCCCGTCGTGAACTGGACGGGCTGGACGCTGAGATCCTGCTGGCGCTGATCGATCAGCCGACGGCCACTACAGTGGCACTGGCCCAACGCTTATCGGTGTCACGGAATACCGTGCAGGCACGGTTACAGAAACTCAATGACAACGTGCTGGACTCGTTCCAGCGTCGCCTGTCCCCTCGATCATTGGGTTACGAGGTGAGTGCGTTTATGAATGCTTCGATCCGGCAGGGGTATGACAAAGAAACCATGGCCGCGCTCTCCGAGATTCCCGAGGTGCTCGAGATATATGCAACGACCGGGGATGCTGATCTCCGGTTAACAGTCGTGGCTGAGTCCCCCGAGGACCTGTATCGCGTCAACCGGCTGATCTTAGAGATCCCGGGTATCGTGCGTACCTCAACCGCAGTGGTGTTGAAGGAGTTTCTGAGCTACCGCATCAAACCGTTGTTACAGCGGATTGCTGATTAG